A genome region from Camelus ferus isolate YT-003-E chromosome 25, BCGSAC_Cfer_1.0, whole genome shotgun sequence includes the following:
- the LOC106729920 gene encoding uncharacterized protein LOC106729920 isoform X17, whose product MPMPGSSSGACWRRGRSRWDGLVQRAEARWGLLEQLVPAARSFEVAHSALLALLTPGEQLLAELWQDQLGPEGCKGAVQRLQGVCEGAAARTEGLERALEAGQRLAELLTAVFRKEVELLGGCWSEAQKQDTRLKAIRGPVELAASEEGLQPEGSWAQALQVFPWELWGEWTLSASLLWREPALPGRATGRGTCHLGLLLEPQGCRAMASSSTIERPRVLEGTVMLAAPRFAEELLTLPTRLSQAEPHGPKPGPVARGCGRHSHLLDQAGVVMMALLPGVLRPPSLHQDSECPSDLQVVQARGWGLEEWPVALGAAGLKPWTRAPGKALTLRDPGQGQPEDLRSRTVTRASLGGLLEDLSWRPPQGVGATRRGAGGTRTSGHDVGRGSHAQPPTSCSEELARTRVSWLGGHAACNGLATSSTSPPPSRTLWTVASGPVSRAGDGCSCPDPSWGNVGPYQSSLLCWGQGSPAASSSHTVWPVWRMWTGTRTQVAKGQLRVQEASVSRSPDPHPLCLRRCLEVLSWSVSEVAGWPWMSIWSSMTQAEQKGGPTRRSMSDSYHGLWPPACQPLRLCLKGSGPPSSAPPGAPYPGRQTGSVLGSETPSLPRPRLSRGTVSRKGPLRTPWLC is encoded by the exons ATGCCCATGCCCGGTAGCTCCTCCGGCGCCTGCTGGAGGAGAGGGCGCTCCAGGTGGGATGGCCTGGTGCAGCGGGCAGAGGCCAG GTGGGGGCTCCTGGAGCAGCTGGTCCCCGCGGCGCGGAGCTTCGAGGTGGCCCATAGCGCCCTCTTGGCTCTGCTGACCCCAGGCGAGCAGCTCCTGGCTGAGCTGTGGCAGGACCAGCTGGGGCCTGAGGGCTGCAAGGGGGCTGTGCAGCGCCTGCAG GGTGTGTGCGAGGGGGCTGCGGCCCGGACAGAAGGCCTGGAGAGGGCCCTGGAAGCTGGCCAAAGGCTGGCAGAGCTGCTCACGG ctgtgttccggaaagAGGTGGAGCTTCTGGGAGGGTGCTGGTCAGAGGCTCAGAAGCAGGACACTAGGCTGAAGGCTATACGGGGTCCGGTGGAGCTGGCGGCCAGTGAGGAGGGGCTGCAACCTGAGGGCAGCTGGGCCCAAGCTTTGCAG GTTTTCCCGTGGGAGCTGTGGGGAGAGTGGACCCTGTCAGCATCTTTGCTGTGGAGGGAACCAGCCCTACCAGGAAGGGCCACCGGCAGGGGCACCTGCCACCTGGGCCTGCTGCTGGAGCCGCAGGGCTGCCGGGCTATGGCGTCCAGCTCCACAATAGAGAG GCCGCGCGTCCTGGAGGGGACGGTGATGCTGGCTGCCCCACGCTTTGCGGAGGAGCTGCTTACGCTGCCCACCAGGCTGAGCCAGGCAGAGCCCCACGGGCCCAAGCCAGGGCCTGTGGCCAGGGGCTGTGGCCGGCACAGCCACCTTCTGGACCAGGCTGGGGTCGTCATGATGGCACTGCTCCCGGGGGTCCTCAGGCCCCCCTCCTTGCACCAGGACTCTGAGTGCCCCTCTGACCTGCAG GTGGTgcaggcccggggctgggggctAGAGGAGTGGCCTgtggccctgggggctgctgggctgaAGCCCTGGACCAGAGCTCCAGGGAAGGCCCTGACTCTGAGGGACCCTGGCCAGGGACAGCCTGAGGACCTCAGGAGCAGGACAGTCACCCGGGCGTCCCTGGGAGGGCTCCTGGAAGACCTGAGCTGGAGACCACCACAGGGAGTGGGAGCCACACGGAGAGGAGCCGGAGGGACGAGGACCAGTGGGCATGacgtggggaggggcagccacgCACAGCCCCCCACCTCGTGCAG CGAGGAGCTGGCACGCACACGGGTTTCATGGCTCGGTGGCCATGCTGCCTGCAATGGCTTGGCCACAAGCAGCACCAGCCCGCCTCCCAGCAGAACATTGTGGACAGTGGCCAGTGGTCCGGTGAGCAGGGCAGGGGATGGATGCAGTTGCCCTGACCCATCTTGGGGGAATGTGGGCCCATACCAGAGCTCTTTACTCTGTTGGGGTCAGGGCTCCCCAGCGGCCAGCAGCAGCCACACAGTATGGCCAGTGTGGCGGATGTGGACAGGGACAAGGACACAGGTGGCCAAAGGACAGCTCAGGGTCCAGGAAGCCTCAGTAAGCAG aAGCCCGGACCCCCACCCCCTGTGCCTGCGCAGGTGTCTCGAGGTGCTCTCATGGTCCGTGTCGGAGGTGGCTGGGTGGCCCTGGATGAGTATCTGGTCAAGTATGACCCAGGcagag CAAAAGGGAGGACCAACCAGAAGATCCATGAGCGATTCCTATCATGGGCTGTGGCCCCCAGCCTGCCAGCCCCTGCGGTTGTGCCTGAAAGGCTCTGGGCCTCCATCCTCTGCACCACCGGGAGCCCCCTATCCCGGAAG ACAGACTGGAAGTGTGCTGGGATCAGAGACCCCATCTCTTCCACGGCCAAGGCTGAGTAGGGGCACAGTGTCACGGAAGGGACCCCTGAGGACTCCCTGGCTCTGCTGA
- the LOC106729920 gene encoding uncharacterized protein LOC106729920 isoform X7 has product MPMPGSSSGACWRRGRSRWDGLVQRAEARWGLLEQLVPAARSFEVAHSALLALLTPGEQLLAELWQDQLGPEGCKGAVQRLQGVCEGAAARTEGLERALEAGQRLAELLTEDEALLVRGQLQRLRERVRLTGEGAARAWQKLLQDLGTGSSEPSPLTSPAAQLEPKGAASEHRGLENQEQLSAWLAPWTEAPGQAVVDTASIQEPNPPPGPVKPTGVTVEKMRGLASEVGSGTPAVFRKEVELLGGCWSEAQKQDTRLKAIRGPVELAASEEGLQPEGSWAQALQVFPWELWGEWTLSASLLWREPALPGRATGRGTCHLGLLLEPQGCRAMASSSTIERPRVLEGTVMLAAPRFAEELLTLPTRLSQAEPHGPKPGPVARGCGRHSHLLDQAGVVMMALLPGVLRPPSLHQDSECPSDLQVVQARGWGLEEWPVALGAAGLKPWTRAPGKALTLRDPGQGQPEDLRSRTVTRASLGGLLEDLSWRPPQGVGATRRGAGGTRTSGHDVGRGSHAQPPTSCSEELARTRVSWLGGHAACNGLATSSTSPPPSRTLWTVASGPGSPAASSSHTVWPVWRMWTGTRTQVAKGQLRVQEASKPGPPPPVPAQVSRGALMVRVGGGWVALDEYLVKYDPGRAKGRTNQKIHERFLSWAVAPSLPAPAVVPERLWASILCTTGSPLSRKTGSVLGSETPSLPRPRLSRGTVSRKGPLRTPWLC; this is encoded by the exons ATGCCCATGCCCGGTAGCTCCTCCGGCGCCTGCTGGAGGAGAGGGCGCTCCAGGTGGGATGGCCTGGTGCAGCGGGCAGAGGCCAG GTGGGGGCTCCTGGAGCAGCTGGTCCCCGCGGCGCGGAGCTTCGAGGTGGCCCATAGCGCCCTCTTGGCTCTGCTGACCCCAGGCGAGCAGCTCCTGGCTGAGCTGTGGCAGGACCAGCTGGGGCCTGAGGGCTGCAAGGGGGCTGTGCAGCGCCTGCAG GGTGTGTGCGAGGGGGCTGCGGCCCGGACAGAAGGCCTGGAGAGGGCCCTGGAAGCTGGCCAAAGGCTGGCAGAGCTGCTCACGG AGGACGAAGCTCTGCTGGTGAGGGGACAGCTGCAGCGGCTCCGGGAGCGGGTGAGGCTGACCGGAGAAGGCGCTGCCCGCGCCTGGCAGAAGCTGCTGCAGGACCTGGGGACAGGGTCCTCTGAGCCCTCGCCCCTGACAAGCCCGGCAGCCCAGCTGGAACCAAAGGGGGCAGCCTCTGAACATCGAGGGCTCGAGAACCAAGAGCAG CTGAGTGCCTGGCTGGCACCCTGGACGGAGGCCCCTGGCCAGGCGGTAGTGGACACAGCGTCCATTCAGGAACCAAACCCCCCACCGGGTCCCGTGAAACCTACAGGGGTCACTGTAGAGAAAATGCGAGGCCTGGCCTCAGAGGTGGGCTCAGGGACCCCAG ctgtgttccggaaagAGGTGGAGCTTCTGGGAGGGTGCTGGTCAGAGGCTCAGAAGCAGGACACTAGGCTGAAGGCTATACGGGGTCCGGTGGAGCTGGCGGCCAGTGAGGAGGGGCTGCAACCTGAGGGCAGCTGGGCCCAAGCTTTGCAG GTTTTCCCGTGGGAGCTGTGGGGAGAGTGGACCCTGTCAGCATCTTTGCTGTGGAGGGAACCAGCCCTACCAGGAAGGGCCACCGGCAGGGGCACCTGCCACCTGGGCCTGCTGCTGGAGCCGCAGGGCTGCCGGGCTATGGCGTCCAGCTCCACAATAGAGAG GCCGCGCGTCCTGGAGGGGACGGTGATGCTGGCTGCCCCACGCTTTGCGGAGGAGCTGCTTACGCTGCCCACCAGGCTGAGCCAGGCAGAGCCCCACGGGCCCAAGCCAGGGCCTGTGGCCAGGGGCTGTGGCCGGCACAGCCACCTTCTGGACCAGGCTGGGGTCGTCATGATGGCACTGCTCCCGGGGGTCCTCAGGCCCCCCTCCTTGCACCAGGACTCTGAGTGCCCCTCTGACCTGCAG GTGGTgcaggcccggggctgggggctAGAGGAGTGGCCTgtggccctgggggctgctgggctgaAGCCCTGGACCAGAGCTCCAGGGAAGGCCCTGACTCTGAGGGACCCTGGCCAGGGACAGCCTGAGGACCTCAGGAGCAGGACAGTCACCCGGGCGTCCCTGGGAGGGCTCCTGGAAGACCTGAGCTGGAGACCACCACAGGGAGTGGGAGCCACACGGAGAGGAGCCGGAGGGACGAGGACCAGTGGGCATGacgtggggaggggcagccacgCACAGCCCCCCACCTCGTGCAG CGAGGAGCTGGCACGCACACGGGTTTCATGGCTCGGTGGCCATGCTGCCTGCAATGGCTTGGCCACAAGCAGCACCAGCCCGCCTCCCAGCAGAACATTGTGGACAGTGGCCAGTGGTCCG GGCTCCCCAGCGGCCAGCAGCAGCCACACAGTATGGCCAGTGTGGCGGATGTGGACAGGGACAAGGACACAGGTGGCCAAAGGACAGCTCAGGGTCCAGGAAGCCTCA aAGCCCGGACCCCCACCCCCTGTGCCTGCGCAGGTGTCTCGAGGTGCTCTCATGGTCCGTGTCGGAGGTGGCTGGGTGGCCCTGGATGAGTATCTGGTCAAGTATGACCCAGGcagag CAAAAGGGAGGACCAACCAGAAGATCCATGAGCGATTCCTATCATGGGCTGTGGCCCCCAGCCTGCCAGCCCCTGCGGTTGTGCCTGAAAGGCTCTGGGCCTCCATCCTCTGCACCACCGGGAGCCCCCTATCCCGGAAG ACTGGAAGTGTGCTGGGATCAGAGACCCCATCTCTTCCACGGCCAAGGCTGAGTAGGGGCACAGTGTCACGGAAGGGACCCCTGAGGACTCCCTGGCTCTGCTGA
- the LOC106729920 gene encoding uncharacterized protein LOC106729920 isoform X4 encodes MPMPGSSSGACWRRGRSRWDGLVQRAEARWGLLEQLVPAARSFEVAHSALLALLTPGEQLLAELWQDQLGPEGCKGAVQRLQGVCEGAAARTEGLERALEAGQRLAELLTEDEALLVRGQLQRLRERVRLTGEGAARAWQKLLQDLGTGSSEPSPLTSPAAQLEPKGAASEHRGLENQEQLSAWLAPWTEAPGQAVVDTASIQEPNPPPGPVKPTGVTVEKMRGLASEVGSGTPAVFRKEVELLGGCWSEAQKQDTRLKAIRGPVELAASEEGLQPEGSWAQALQVFPWELWGEWTLSASLLWREPALPGRATGRGTCHLGLLLEPQGCRAMASSSTIERPRVLEGTVMLAAPRFAEELLTLPTRLSQAEPHGPKPGPVARGCGRHSHLLDQAGVVMMALLPGVLRPPSLHQDSECPSDLQVVQARGWGLEEWPVALGAAGLKPWTRAPGKALTLRDPGQGQPEDLRSRTVTRASLGGLLEDLSWRPPQGVGATRRGAGGTRTSGHDVGRGSHAQPPTSCSEELARTRVSWLGGHAACNGLATSSTSPPPSRTLWTVASGPVSRAGDGCSCPDPSWGNVGPYQSSLLCWGQGSPAASSSHTVWPVWRMWTGTRTQVAKGQLRVQEASKPGPPPPVPAQVSRGALMVRVGGGWVALDEYLVKYDPGRAKGRTNQKIHERFLSWAVAPSLPAPAVVPERLWASILCTTGSPLSRKTDWKCAGIRDPISSTAKAE; translated from the exons ATGCCCATGCCCGGTAGCTCCTCCGGCGCCTGCTGGAGGAGAGGGCGCTCCAGGTGGGATGGCCTGGTGCAGCGGGCAGAGGCCAG GTGGGGGCTCCTGGAGCAGCTGGTCCCCGCGGCGCGGAGCTTCGAGGTGGCCCATAGCGCCCTCTTGGCTCTGCTGACCCCAGGCGAGCAGCTCCTGGCTGAGCTGTGGCAGGACCAGCTGGGGCCTGAGGGCTGCAAGGGGGCTGTGCAGCGCCTGCAG GGTGTGTGCGAGGGGGCTGCGGCCCGGACAGAAGGCCTGGAGAGGGCCCTGGAAGCTGGCCAAAGGCTGGCAGAGCTGCTCACGG AGGACGAAGCTCTGCTGGTGAGGGGACAGCTGCAGCGGCTCCGGGAGCGGGTGAGGCTGACCGGAGAAGGCGCTGCCCGCGCCTGGCAGAAGCTGCTGCAGGACCTGGGGACAGGGTCCTCTGAGCCCTCGCCCCTGACAAGCCCGGCAGCCCAGCTGGAACCAAAGGGGGCAGCCTCTGAACATCGAGGGCTCGAGAACCAAGAGCAG CTGAGTGCCTGGCTGGCACCCTGGACGGAGGCCCCTGGCCAGGCGGTAGTGGACACAGCGTCCATTCAGGAACCAAACCCCCCACCGGGTCCCGTGAAACCTACAGGGGTCACTGTAGAGAAAATGCGAGGCCTGGCCTCAGAGGTGGGCTCAGGGACCCCAG ctgtgttccggaaagAGGTGGAGCTTCTGGGAGGGTGCTGGTCAGAGGCTCAGAAGCAGGACACTAGGCTGAAGGCTATACGGGGTCCGGTGGAGCTGGCGGCCAGTGAGGAGGGGCTGCAACCTGAGGGCAGCTGGGCCCAAGCTTTGCAG GTTTTCCCGTGGGAGCTGTGGGGAGAGTGGACCCTGTCAGCATCTTTGCTGTGGAGGGAACCAGCCCTACCAGGAAGGGCCACCGGCAGGGGCACCTGCCACCTGGGCCTGCTGCTGGAGCCGCAGGGCTGCCGGGCTATGGCGTCCAGCTCCACAATAGAGAG GCCGCGCGTCCTGGAGGGGACGGTGATGCTGGCTGCCCCACGCTTTGCGGAGGAGCTGCTTACGCTGCCCACCAGGCTGAGCCAGGCAGAGCCCCACGGGCCCAAGCCAGGGCCTGTGGCCAGGGGCTGTGGCCGGCACAGCCACCTTCTGGACCAGGCTGGGGTCGTCATGATGGCACTGCTCCCGGGGGTCCTCAGGCCCCCCTCCTTGCACCAGGACTCTGAGTGCCCCTCTGACCTGCAG GTGGTgcaggcccggggctgggggctAGAGGAGTGGCCTgtggccctgggggctgctgggctgaAGCCCTGGACCAGAGCTCCAGGGAAGGCCCTGACTCTGAGGGACCCTGGCCAGGGACAGCCTGAGGACCTCAGGAGCAGGACAGTCACCCGGGCGTCCCTGGGAGGGCTCCTGGAAGACCTGAGCTGGAGACCACCACAGGGAGTGGGAGCCACACGGAGAGGAGCCGGAGGGACGAGGACCAGTGGGCATGacgtggggaggggcagccacgCACAGCCCCCCACCTCGTGCAG CGAGGAGCTGGCACGCACACGGGTTTCATGGCTCGGTGGCCATGCTGCCTGCAATGGCTTGGCCACAAGCAGCACCAGCCCGCCTCCCAGCAGAACATTGTGGACAGTGGCCAGTGGTCCGGTGAGCAGGGCAGGGGATGGATGCAGTTGCCCTGACCCATCTTGGGGGAATGTGGGCCCATACCAGAGCTCTTTACTCTGTTGGGGTCAGGGCTCCCCAGCGGCCAGCAGCAGCCACACAGTATGGCCAGTGTGGCGGATGTGGACAGGGACAAGGACACAGGTGGCCAAAGGACAGCTCAGGGTCCAGGAAGCCTCA aAGCCCGGACCCCCACCCCCTGTGCCTGCGCAGGTGTCTCGAGGTGCTCTCATGGTCCGTGTCGGAGGTGGCTGGGTGGCCCTGGATGAGTATCTGGTCAAGTATGACCCAGGcagag CAAAAGGGAGGACCAACCAGAAGATCCATGAGCGATTCCTATCATGGGCTGTGGCCCCCAGCCTGCCAGCCCCTGCGGTTGTGCCTGAAAGGCTCTGGGCCTCCATCCTCTGCACCACCGGGAGCCCCCTATCCCGGAAG ACAGACTGGAAGTGTGCTGGGATCAGAGACCCCATCTCTTCCACGGCCAAGGCTGAGTAG
- the LOC106729920 gene encoding uncharacterized protein LOC106729920 isoform X5, translating to MPMPGSSSGACWRRGRSRWDGLVQRAEARWGLLEQLVPAARSFEVAHSALLALLTPGEQLLAELWQDQLGPEGCKGAVQRLQGVCEGAAARTEGLERALEAGQRLAELLTEDEALLVRGQLQRLRERVRLTGEGAARAWQKLLQDLGTGSSEPSPLTSPAAQLEPKGAASEHRGLENQEQLSAWLAPWTEAPGQAVVDTASIQEPNPPPGPVKPTGVTVEKMRGLASEVGSGTPAVFRKEVELLGGCWSEAQKQDTRLKAIRGPVELAASEEGLQPEGSWAQALQVFPWELWGEWTLSASLLWREPALPGRATGRGTCHLGLLLEPQGCRAMASSSTIERPRVLEGTVMLAAPRFAEELLTLPTRLSQAEPHGPKPGPVARGCGRHSHLLDQAGVVMMALLPGVLRPPSLHQDSECPSDLQVVQARGWGLEEWPVALGAAGLKPWTRAPGKALTLRDPGQGQPEDLRSRTVTRASLGGLLEDLSWRPPQGVGATRRGAGGTRTSGHDVGRGSHAQPPTSCSEELARTRVSWLGGHAACNGLATSSTSPPPSRTLWTVASGPVSRAGDGCSCPDPSWGNVGPYQSSLLCWGQGSPAASSSHTVWPVWRMWTGTRTQVAKGQLRVQEASVSRSPDPHPLCLRRCLEVLSWSVSEVAGWPWMSIWSSMTQAEQKGGPTRRSMSDSYHGLWPPACQPLRLCLKGSGPPSSAPPGAPYPGRLEVCWDQRPHLFHGQG from the exons ATGCCCATGCCCGGTAGCTCCTCCGGCGCCTGCTGGAGGAGAGGGCGCTCCAGGTGGGATGGCCTGGTGCAGCGGGCAGAGGCCAG GTGGGGGCTCCTGGAGCAGCTGGTCCCCGCGGCGCGGAGCTTCGAGGTGGCCCATAGCGCCCTCTTGGCTCTGCTGACCCCAGGCGAGCAGCTCCTGGCTGAGCTGTGGCAGGACCAGCTGGGGCCTGAGGGCTGCAAGGGGGCTGTGCAGCGCCTGCAG GGTGTGTGCGAGGGGGCTGCGGCCCGGACAGAAGGCCTGGAGAGGGCCCTGGAAGCTGGCCAAAGGCTGGCAGAGCTGCTCACGG AGGACGAAGCTCTGCTGGTGAGGGGACAGCTGCAGCGGCTCCGGGAGCGGGTGAGGCTGACCGGAGAAGGCGCTGCCCGCGCCTGGCAGAAGCTGCTGCAGGACCTGGGGACAGGGTCCTCTGAGCCCTCGCCCCTGACAAGCCCGGCAGCCCAGCTGGAACCAAAGGGGGCAGCCTCTGAACATCGAGGGCTCGAGAACCAAGAGCAG CTGAGTGCCTGGCTGGCACCCTGGACGGAGGCCCCTGGCCAGGCGGTAGTGGACACAGCGTCCATTCAGGAACCAAACCCCCCACCGGGTCCCGTGAAACCTACAGGGGTCACTGTAGAGAAAATGCGAGGCCTGGCCTCAGAGGTGGGCTCAGGGACCCCAG ctgtgttccggaaagAGGTGGAGCTTCTGGGAGGGTGCTGGTCAGAGGCTCAGAAGCAGGACACTAGGCTGAAGGCTATACGGGGTCCGGTGGAGCTGGCGGCCAGTGAGGAGGGGCTGCAACCTGAGGGCAGCTGGGCCCAAGCTTTGCAG GTTTTCCCGTGGGAGCTGTGGGGAGAGTGGACCCTGTCAGCATCTTTGCTGTGGAGGGAACCAGCCCTACCAGGAAGGGCCACCGGCAGGGGCACCTGCCACCTGGGCCTGCTGCTGGAGCCGCAGGGCTGCCGGGCTATGGCGTCCAGCTCCACAATAGAGAG GCCGCGCGTCCTGGAGGGGACGGTGATGCTGGCTGCCCCACGCTTTGCGGAGGAGCTGCTTACGCTGCCCACCAGGCTGAGCCAGGCAGAGCCCCACGGGCCCAAGCCAGGGCCTGTGGCCAGGGGCTGTGGCCGGCACAGCCACCTTCTGGACCAGGCTGGGGTCGTCATGATGGCACTGCTCCCGGGGGTCCTCAGGCCCCCCTCCTTGCACCAGGACTCTGAGTGCCCCTCTGACCTGCAG GTGGTgcaggcccggggctgggggctAGAGGAGTGGCCTgtggccctgggggctgctgggctgaAGCCCTGGACCAGAGCTCCAGGGAAGGCCCTGACTCTGAGGGACCCTGGCCAGGGACAGCCTGAGGACCTCAGGAGCAGGACAGTCACCCGGGCGTCCCTGGGAGGGCTCCTGGAAGACCTGAGCTGGAGACCACCACAGGGAGTGGGAGCCACACGGAGAGGAGCCGGAGGGACGAGGACCAGTGGGCATGacgtggggaggggcagccacgCACAGCCCCCCACCTCGTGCAG CGAGGAGCTGGCACGCACACGGGTTTCATGGCTCGGTGGCCATGCTGCCTGCAATGGCTTGGCCACAAGCAGCACCAGCCCGCCTCCCAGCAGAACATTGTGGACAGTGGCCAGTGGTCCGGTGAGCAGGGCAGGGGATGGATGCAGTTGCCCTGACCCATCTTGGGGGAATGTGGGCCCATACCAGAGCTCTTTACTCTGTTGGGGTCAGGGCTCCCCAGCGGCCAGCAGCAGCCACACAGTATGGCCAGTGTGGCGGATGTGGACAGGGACAAGGACACAGGTGGCCAAAGGACAGCTCAGGGTCCAGGAAGCCTCAGTAAGCAG aAGCCCGGACCCCCACCCCCTGTGCCTGCGCAGGTGTCTCGAGGTGCTCTCATGGTCCGTGTCGGAGGTGGCTGGGTGGCCCTGGATGAGTATCTGGTCAAGTATGACCCAGGcagag CAAAAGGGAGGACCAACCAGAAGATCCATGAGCGATTCCTATCATGGGCTGTGGCCCCCAGCCTGCCAGCCCCTGCGGTTGTGCCTGAAAGGCTCTGGGCCTCCATCCTCTGCACCACCGGGAGCCCCCTATCCCGGAAG ACTGGAAGTGTGCTGGGATCAGAGACCCCATCTCTTCCACGGCCAAGGCTGA
- the LOC106729920 gene encoding uncharacterized protein LOC106729920 isoform X16: MPMPGSSSGACWRRGRSRWDGLVQRAEARWGLLEQLVPAARSFEVAHSALLALLTPGEQLLAELWQDQLGPEGCKGAVQRLQGVCEGAAARTEGLERALEAGQRLAELLTEDEALLVRGQLQRLRERVRLTGEGAARAWQKLLQDLGTGSSEPSPLTSPAAQLEPKGAASEHRGLENQEQLSAWLAPWTEAPGQAVVDTASIQEPNPPPGPVKPTGVTVEKMRGLASEVGSGTPAVFRKEVELLGGCWSEAQKQDTRLKAIRGPVELAASEEGLQPEGSWAQALQVFPWELWGEWTLSASLLWREPALPGRATGRGTCHLGLLLEPQGCRAMASSSTIERPRVLEGTVMLAAPRFAEELLTLPTRLSQAEPHGPKPGPVARGCGRHSHLLDQAGVVMMALLPGVLRPPSLHQDSECPSDLQVVQARGWGLEEWPVALGAAGLKPWTRAPGKALTLRDPGQGQPEDLRSRTVTRASLGGLLEDLSWRPPQGVGATRRGAGGTRTSGHDVGRGSHAQPPTSCSEELARTRVSWLGGHAACNGLATSSTSPPPSRTLWTVASGPVSRAGDGCSCPDPSWGNVGPYQSSLLCWGQGSPAASSSHTVWPVWRMWTGTRTQVAKGQLRVQEASVSSKREDQPEDP, encoded by the exons ATGCCCATGCCCGGTAGCTCCTCCGGCGCCTGCTGGAGGAGAGGGCGCTCCAGGTGGGATGGCCTGGTGCAGCGGGCAGAGGCCAG GTGGGGGCTCCTGGAGCAGCTGGTCCCCGCGGCGCGGAGCTTCGAGGTGGCCCATAGCGCCCTCTTGGCTCTGCTGACCCCAGGCGAGCAGCTCCTGGCTGAGCTGTGGCAGGACCAGCTGGGGCCTGAGGGCTGCAAGGGGGCTGTGCAGCGCCTGCAG GGTGTGTGCGAGGGGGCTGCGGCCCGGACAGAAGGCCTGGAGAGGGCCCTGGAAGCTGGCCAAAGGCTGGCAGAGCTGCTCACGG AGGACGAAGCTCTGCTGGTGAGGGGACAGCTGCAGCGGCTCCGGGAGCGGGTGAGGCTGACCGGAGAAGGCGCTGCCCGCGCCTGGCAGAAGCTGCTGCAGGACCTGGGGACAGGGTCCTCTGAGCCCTCGCCCCTGACAAGCCCGGCAGCCCAGCTGGAACCAAAGGGGGCAGCCTCTGAACATCGAGGGCTCGAGAACCAAGAGCAG CTGAGTGCCTGGCTGGCACCCTGGACGGAGGCCCCTGGCCAGGCGGTAGTGGACACAGCGTCCATTCAGGAACCAAACCCCCCACCGGGTCCCGTGAAACCTACAGGGGTCACTGTAGAGAAAATGCGAGGCCTGGCCTCAGAGGTGGGCTCAGGGACCCCAG ctgtgttccggaaagAGGTGGAGCTTCTGGGAGGGTGCTGGTCAGAGGCTCAGAAGCAGGACACTAGGCTGAAGGCTATACGGGGTCCGGTGGAGCTGGCGGCCAGTGAGGAGGGGCTGCAACCTGAGGGCAGCTGGGCCCAAGCTTTGCAG GTTTTCCCGTGGGAGCTGTGGGGAGAGTGGACCCTGTCAGCATCTTTGCTGTGGAGGGAACCAGCCCTACCAGGAAGGGCCACCGGCAGGGGCACCTGCCACCTGGGCCTGCTGCTGGAGCCGCAGGGCTGCCGGGCTATGGCGTCCAGCTCCACAATAGAGAG GCCGCGCGTCCTGGAGGGGACGGTGATGCTGGCTGCCCCACGCTTTGCGGAGGAGCTGCTTACGCTGCCCACCAGGCTGAGCCAGGCAGAGCCCCACGGGCCCAAGCCAGGGCCTGTGGCCAGGGGCTGTGGCCGGCACAGCCACCTTCTGGACCAGGCTGGGGTCGTCATGATGGCACTGCTCCCGGGGGTCCTCAGGCCCCCCTCCTTGCACCAGGACTCTGAGTGCCCCTCTGACCTGCAG GTGGTgcaggcccggggctgggggctAGAGGAGTGGCCTgtggccctgggggctgctgggctgaAGCCCTGGACCAGAGCTCCAGGGAAGGCCCTGACTCTGAGGGACCCTGGCCAGGGACAGCCTGAGGACCTCAGGAGCAGGACAGTCACCCGGGCGTCCCTGGGAGGGCTCCTGGAAGACCTGAGCTGGAGACCACCACAGGGAGTGGGAGCCACACGGAGAGGAGCCGGAGGGACGAGGACCAGTGGGCATGacgtggggaggggcagccacgCACAGCCCCCCACCTCGTGCAG CGAGGAGCTGGCACGCACACGGGTTTCATGGCTCGGTGGCCATGCTGCCTGCAATGGCTTGGCCACAAGCAGCACCAGCCCGCCTCCCAGCAGAACATTGTGGACAGTGGCCAGTGGTCCGGTGAGCAGGGCAGGGGATGGATGCAGTTGCCCTGACCCATCTTGGGGGAATGTGGGCCCATACCAGAGCTCTTTACTCTGTTGGGGTCAGGGCTCCCCAGCGGCCAGCAGCAGCCACACAGTATGGCCAGTGTGGCGGATGTGGACAGGGACAAGGACACAGGTGGCCAAAGGACAGCTCAGGGTCCAGGAAGCCTCAGTAAGCAG CAAAAGGGAGGACCAACCAGAAGATCCATGA